In a genomic window of Streptomyces pristinaespiralis:
- a CDS encoding DUF5995 family protein produces MAQTEQFAVRAAHGPSPVGSVVERMRSLRSDLPPADGLAVFNRVYLAVTEEFGRHAEGGHFTDRPAADTLAVLFARRYLAAVDDADGGRRPPACWRPLFQYRRHPGVRPLQFALAGINAHIGHDLALAVVETCRALGREPADLESGFDRVGDILVQLEEQIREDLMPGPDLLEIADPLTHLVGAWSLERARESAWSAARLLWGLRDLPDLAEEFTERLDAGVGLVGRCLLTPWR; encoded by the coding sequence ATGGCGCAGACGGAACAGTTCGCGGTGCGGGCGGCCCACGGTCCTTCCCCGGTCGGGTCCGTGGTGGAGCGGATGCGCTCGCTGCGTTCCGACCTGCCCCCGGCCGACGGGCTCGCGGTGTTCAACCGCGTCTACCTCGCGGTCACGGAGGAGTTCGGCCGGCACGCCGAGGGCGGGCACTTCACCGACCGTCCGGCCGCCGACACGCTCGCCGTGCTCTTCGCCCGCCGCTATCTGGCGGCCGTGGACGACGCGGACGGGGGCCGGCGGCCGCCGGCCTGCTGGCGGCCGCTGTTCCAGTACCGCCGCCATCCCGGCGTACGGCCTCTGCAGTTCGCGCTCGCCGGGATCAACGCCCACATCGGGCACGACCTGGCCCTCGCGGTCGTGGAGACCTGCCGTGCGCTCGGCCGTGAACCGGCCGACCTGGAGAGCGGGTTCGACCGTGTCGGCGACATCCTCGTGCAGTTGGAGGAGCAGATCCGCGAGGATCTGATGCCCGGCCCCGACCTGCTCGAGATCGCCGATCCGCTGACCCATCTGGTCGGCGCCTGGAGCCTCGAACGGGCCCGCGAGAGCGCATGGTCGGCGGCGCGACTGCTGTGGGGACTGCGGGACCTGCCCGACCTGGCCGAGGAGTTCACCGAGCGTCTGGACGCCGGTGTCGGCCTGGTCGGGCGCTGTCTGCTGACGCCCTGGCGCTGA
- a CDS encoding ROK family transcriptional regulator translates to MPASPSTARAINDRLALELLQQQGPLTAGQLKTETGLSRPTVADLVERLQASGLIRVVGESGADRRGPNARLYGIVADRAHLAALDVRTESVAVVVADLLGTRLAEASLPIGGDSEPGPVVQRAAALVERTSRDAGAAALHSVCVGAPGLIDPSTGELRDTTGLPAWHRMLVAALQQRLPARVIVENETNLAALAEQRLGAAGDRDSFAFLWLGQGVGAGIFLDGRLRRGASGGAGEIGFLPVPGTAGIPSAVDCDGGFHSLAGTAAIRELGQRYGLVGESAAGVVAAAVAADHGGFLDALADRLALGAAAVAAVLDPGCVVLGGETGHAGGEALASRVEARVAALSPLPTQVRAGVLGDAAVLSGALLTAGEAARRELFG, encoded by the coding sequence ATGCCCGCATCCCCGAGCACCGCCAGGGCCATCAACGACCGGCTCGCCCTGGAACTCCTCCAGCAGCAGGGACCGTTGACGGCCGGACAGCTGAAGACCGAGACCGGTCTCTCCCGCCCCACCGTCGCCGACCTGGTGGAACGGCTCCAGGCTTCCGGGCTCATCCGGGTCGTCGGCGAATCGGGCGCCGACCGCCGTGGACCGAACGCCCGGCTCTACGGGATCGTCGCCGACCGCGCGCACCTCGCGGCGCTCGACGTACGCACCGAGAGCGTGGCCGTGGTCGTCGCGGACCTGCTCGGGACGCGTCTCGCCGAAGCCTCCCTGCCGATCGGCGGTGACAGCGAGCCCGGCCCGGTCGTGCAGCGGGCCGCCGCGCTGGTGGAGCGCACGTCCCGTGACGCCGGGGCCGCCGCGCTGCACAGCGTCTGCGTCGGCGCGCCCGGTCTCATCGACCCGTCGACCGGCGAACTGCGGGACACGACCGGCCTTCCGGCCTGGCACCGCATGCTGGTGGCGGCACTGCAGCAGCGGCTGCCCGCCCGGGTGATCGTGGAGAACGAGACCAACCTCGCGGCCCTGGCCGAACAGCGCCTCGGCGCCGCGGGCGACCGCGACTCCTTCGCCTTCCTCTGGCTGGGGCAAGGGGTCGGCGCGGGAATCTTCCTCGACGGCCGGCTGAGGAGGGGGGCGTCGGGCGGCGCGGGCGAGATCGGCTTCCTGCCGGTGCCGGGCACCGCGGGCATACCCTCCGCCGTCGACTGCGACGGAGGGTTCCACTCGCTGGCCGGGACGGCGGCGATCCGCGAACTGGGGCAGCGGTACGGGCTCGTGGGCGAGTCGGCGGCAGGCGTCGTGGCGGCGGCCGTCGCGGCTGACCACGGCGGGTTCCTCGACGCCCTCGCCGACCGGCTCGCCCTCGGTGCCGCCGCGGTCGCCGCGGTCCTGGATCCCGGATGCGTCGTCCTCGGCGGCGAGACCGGCCATGCGGGCGGTGAGGCGCTGGCGTCGCGCGTCGAAGCGCGAGTGGCGGCCCTGTCCCCGCTGCCTACTCAGGTCCGGGCCGGCGTACTCGGCGACGCGGCGGTCCTCAGCGGCGCGCTGCTCACGGCGGGGGAGGCGGCGCGCAGGGAGCTGTTCGGCTGA
- a CDS encoding MFS transporter has protein sequence MSSESKAGPQRLKRARFAVAAVFCVHGAVTGSFATRIPWIQDHAGVGAGQLGLALAFPALGASVAMPLAGAISHRLGARSALRVLLALWTLSLVLPAFAPNLFTLCAALFVYGATSGMSDVAMNALGVETENRLDRSIMSGLHGMWSAGALIGSAGGTLAAHLGSDARLHHTLAALTLTALGLIACQGVLDLHSSADEEPPPRFALPPKSALVIGAVGFCAVFAEGASLDWSAVYLRDVLDTSPGLAAASTTAFALTMAVARLAGDRIVDRFGPVRTVRVGGVTATLGGLLVVAAPHPALAMCGFALIGFGVAVVVPLAFAAAGRSGPNPSQAIAGVATITYTSGLIAPSAIGAVADVTSLVVSFALVTLLAFGLVLGAGVLRSAGRESARSGAKEQVVNDPRL, from the coding sequence ATGTCCAGCGAATCCAAGGCCGGGCCGCAGCGGCTGAAGCGGGCCCGCTTCGCGGTGGCGGCCGTGTTCTGTGTGCACGGCGCCGTGACGGGAAGCTTCGCGACCCGGATCCCCTGGATCCAGGACCACGCGGGGGTCGGCGCGGGCCAGCTCGGCCTGGCGCTCGCCTTCCCCGCGCTCGGCGCCTCCGTGGCCATGCCGCTGGCCGGGGCCATAAGTCACCGGCTCGGCGCGCGCTCGGCTCTGCGCGTCCTGCTCGCGCTGTGGACGCTGAGCCTCGTCCTGCCGGCCTTCGCGCCGAACCTGTTCACCCTGTGCGCCGCGCTGTTCGTGTACGGCGCCACCTCCGGCATGTCCGACGTGGCGATGAACGCCCTGGGCGTGGAGACGGAGAACCGCCTCGACCGGTCGATCATGTCGGGGCTGCACGGCATGTGGAGCGCGGGCGCGCTCATCGGCTCCGCGGGCGGCACGCTCGCCGCCCACCTGGGCAGCGACGCGCGCCTGCACCACACACTGGCGGCCCTGACCCTGACCGCGCTCGGGCTGATCGCCTGCCAGGGCGTACTGGACCTGCACAGCTCCGCCGACGAGGAGCCGCCACCGCGGTTCGCGCTGCCGCCGAAGTCGGCGCTGGTCATCGGCGCGGTCGGTTTCTGCGCCGTGTTCGCCGAGGGGGCGAGCCTGGACTGGTCGGCCGTGTACCTGCGCGACGTACTGGACACCTCCCCGGGCCTGGCGGCCGCCTCGACCACCGCGTTCGCGCTGACCATGGCGGTGGCACGGCTCGCCGGTGACCGGATCGTGGACCGGTTCGGGCCGGTGCGGACGGTGCGGGTCGGCGGAGTGACCGCGACGCTCGGCGGGTTGCTGGTGGTGGCGGCGCCGCATCCGGCCCTGGCGATGTGCGGATTCGCGCTCATCGGGTTCGGTGTCGCCGTGGTCGTGCCGCTGGCGTTCGCCGCCGCGGGACGCAGCGGCCCCAATCCGAGCCAGGCGATCGCCGGTGTCGCCACGATCACCTACACGTCGGGGCTGATCGCCCCCTCGGCGATCGGCGCGGTCGCCGACGTCACGAGCCTGGTCGTCTCCTTCGCCCTGGTGACCCTGCTCGCCTTCGGCCTGGTCCTCGGGGCCGGGGTGCTGCGGTCGGCGGGGCGGGAGAGCGCCAGGTCCGGCGCTAAGGAGCAAGTGGTCAACGACCCGCGGCTGTGA
- a CDS encoding chitinase C-terminal domain-containing protein has translation MQSPTRTRAGASLLAAGAAAAALLAGMVSPGVSHAASQENCRPDGLYATPGVDVPYCSVYDTEGREKMGADHQRRVIGYFTGWRTGKNGQPAYLASDIPWDKVTHINYAFGHIDSANKLSVGADGEKNAATGMTWPGVAGAEMDPALPYKGHFNLLNKFKKQHPDVKTLISVGGWAETGGYFDDNGVRVNSGGFYSMATNADGSVNQAGINTFADSAVAFIKKYGFNGVDIDYEYPTSMKDAGHPADFPVSNARRGGLNKGYAALMKTLREKLDRAGAADGKHYMLTVAAPSSGYLLRGMETFQVQKYLDYVNIMSYDLHGAWNEYVGPNASLFDDGKDAELASANVYGSAQYGGIGYLNTDWAYHYFRGSMPAGRINIGLPYYTRGHQNVQGGTDGLWGKAAATSCPAGSGLTKCGDGAVGIDNLWHDKDDNGKESPAGSNPMWHAKNLEKGIVGDYVTQYGFPANTRLTGTYVRKYDSTLVAPWLWNAEKKVFLSTEDEQSVAAKADYVVDRGIGGTMVWELAGDYDWNAAKGQYEIGDTLTTSMYEKFKAAAPYGAKKSNTPLPTEAVDIAVDFTEFKLGDSNYPITPKLRITNKTSATLPGGTEFQFDYATAAPANASDQSGFGTKVIRSDHTGGNTGGLKGDFHRVSLKLPAWQSLAPGGTVDLSFNYYLPVSTPSNWTVNIAGKAYALAGDLGRGTTLVEPGSGSSPSPSPSEPGTPGACTAPAWNATSEYGGQVTVSHASHQWKSKWWTKGEEPGTTGEWGVWQDVGAC, from the coding sequence GTGCAGTCCCCCACCCGTACCAGAGCCGGGGCGTCCCTGCTCGCAGCCGGTGCCGCCGCAGCCGCGCTGCTGGCCGGCATGGTCTCCCCCGGCGTCTCCCACGCCGCGTCGCAGGAGAACTGCCGGCCCGACGGGCTCTACGCCACCCCCGGCGTCGACGTCCCGTACTGCTCCGTCTACGACACCGAGGGCCGCGAGAAGATGGGCGCGGACCACCAGCGCCGGGTCATCGGCTACTTCACCGGCTGGCGCACCGGCAAGAACGGGCAGCCCGCCTATCTCGCTTCCGACATCCCGTGGGACAAGGTCACCCACATCAACTACGCCTTCGGCCACATCGACTCCGCCAACAAGCTCTCCGTCGGCGCCGACGGGGAGAAGAACGCCGCGACGGGGATGACCTGGCCGGGCGTGGCCGGGGCGGAGATGGACCCGGCCCTGCCGTACAAGGGCCACTTCAACCTGCTCAACAAGTTCAAGAAGCAGCACCCGGACGTGAAGACGCTGATCTCCGTCGGCGGCTGGGCGGAGACCGGCGGCTACTTCGACGACAACGGCGTGCGGGTGAACTCGGGCGGCTTCTACTCGATGGCCACCAACGCCGACGGCTCGGTCAACCAGGCGGGCATCAACACCTTCGCCGACTCGGCCGTCGCGTTCATCAAGAAGTACGGCTTCAACGGCGTCGACATCGACTACGAGTACCCGACCTCGATGAAGGACGCCGGCCACCCGGCCGACTTCCCCGTCTCCAACGCCCGCCGGGGCGGCCTCAACAAGGGCTACGCGGCGCTGATGAAGACCCTGCGCGAGAAGCTCGACCGGGCGGGCGCGGCGGACGGGAAGCACTACATGCTCACCGTGGCGGCGCCCTCGTCCGGCTACCTGCTGCGCGGCATGGAGACCTTCCAGGTCCAGAAGTACCTGGACTACGTCAACATCATGTCGTACGACCTGCACGGCGCCTGGAACGAGTACGTCGGCCCGAACGCCTCGCTCTTCGACGACGGCAAGGACGCCGAACTGGCCTCCGCGAACGTCTACGGCAGCGCGCAGTACGGCGGCATCGGCTACCTCAACACCGACTGGGCGTACCACTACTTCCGGGGCTCCATGCCGGCCGGCCGCATCAACATCGGCCTGCCGTACTACACCCGCGGCCACCAGAACGTCCAGGGCGGCACGGACGGCCTGTGGGGCAAGGCCGCCGCCACCTCCTGCCCGGCCGGCTCCGGCCTTACCAAGTGCGGTGACGGCGCCGTCGGCATCGACAACCTGTGGCACGACAAGGACGACAACGGCAAGGAGTCCCCGGCGGGCTCCAACCCGATGTGGCACGCCAAGAACCTCGAGAAGGGGATCGTCGGCGACTACGTCACGCAGTACGGCTTCCCCGCGAACACCCGGCTGACCGGCACCTACGTGCGCAAGTACGACTCCACGCTGGTCGCCCCCTGGCTGTGGAACGCGGAGAAGAAGGTCTTCCTCTCCACCGAGGACGAGCAGTCGGTGGCCGCGAAGGCGGACTACGTGGTCGACCGCGGCATCGGCGGCACGATGGTCTGGGAACTCGCGGGTGACTACGACTGGAACGCGGCGAAGGGCCAGTACGAGATCGGCGACACGCTGACCACGTCGATGTACGAGAAGTTCAAGGCGGCCGCGCCCTACGGGGCGAAGAAGTCCAACACGCCGCTGCCCACCGAGGCGGTGGACATCGCCGTGGACTTCACCGAGTTCAAGCTGGGCGACTCCAACTACCCGATCACGCCCAAGCTGAGGATCACCAACAAGACCTCGGCGACGCTGCCCGGCGGCACGGAGTTCCAGTTCGACTACGCGACCGCCGCCCCGGCCAACGCCTCCGACCAGTCCGGCTTCGGCACGAAGGTGATCAGGAGCGACCACACCGGCGGCAACACCGGCGGTCTGAAGGGCGACTTCCACCGGGTGTCACTCAAGCTCCCGGCCTGGCAGTCGCTGGCCCCCGGCGGCACGGTCGACCTGTCCTTCAACTACTACCTGCCGGTCTCGACCCCGTCGAACTGGACGGTGAACATCGCCGGCAAGGCGTACGCCCTCGCCGGCGACCTGGGCCGCGGCACGACGCTGGTCGAGCCCGGCTCCGGCTCCTCCCCCTCGCCGTCCCCGTCCGAGCCCGGGACACCCGGGGCGTGCACCGCGCCGGCGTGGAACGCGACGTCCGAGTACGGGGGCCAGGTGACCGTCTCCCACGCCTCGCACCAGTGGAAGTCCAAGTGGTGGACGAAGGGCGAGGAGCCCGGCACGACCGGGGAGTGGGGTGTCTGGCAGGACGTCGGCGCCTGCTGA
- a CDS encoding uracil-xanthine permease family protein yields MNLGVRWTLHGDGRTPAPGAVVRPDERLSWPRTAGLGAQHVVAMFGASFVAPVLMGLDPNLAIMMSGVATVIFLLATRGRVPSYLGCSLSFVGVAATIRASGGDSATVTGAVLVVGAALFVAGLAVQRFGARIIHAAMPPIVTGAVVMLIGFNLAPVTATTYWPQDQWTALLVMLFTGLAVVCLRGFFSRIAIFLGLIFGYALSWALDRVFGKIHSPAGGAEAVDHWRLDLSGVAEADWIGLPSFHAPGFEWSAILVALPVVIALIAENAGHVKAVGEMTGEPLDDKLGTAIAADGAASMLSTAVGGPPNTTYSENIGVMAATRVYSTAAYWAAAGFALLFGLCPKFGAVVAAIPGGVLGGITVILYGMIGLLGAQIWINAKVDLRNPLNLVPAAAGIIIGVGGVTLKITDTFELGGIALGTIVVITGYHVLRAFAPAHMKERMKDEEPLLDSGTSSYDAGADTQEPAGQKAAARTPEGPGPDPTTGR; encoded by the coding sequence GTGAACCTCGGCGTGCGCTGGACCCTGCACGGCGACGGGCGGACACCCGCTCCCGGTGCCGTCGTACGACCCGACGAGCGGCTGTCCTGGCCGCGTACGGCGGGCCTCGGCGCCCAGCATGTGGTGGCCATGTTCGGGGCGAGCTTCGTCGCCCCGGTGCTCATGGGTCTGGATCCCAACCTCGCGATCATGATGTCCGGTGTCGCGACCGTGATCTTCCTGCTGGCGACCCGCGGCAGGGTGCCCAGCTATCTGGGCTGCTCGCTCTCCTTCGTCGGTGTGGCCGCGACCATCCGGGCTTCCGGCGGCGACAGCGCCACCGTCACCGGCGCGGTGCTGGTCGTCGGCGCCGCGCTCTTCGTCGCCGGCCTGGCCGTGCAGCGCTTCGGGGCGCGGATCATCCACGCCGCGATGCCGCCGATCGTCACGGGCGCGGTGGTCATGCTGATCGGGTTCAACCTCGCCCCCGTGACCGCCACGACCTACTGGCCGCAGGACCAGTGGACCGCGCTGCTGGTCATGCTCTTCACCGGTCTCGCGGTGGTGTGCCTGCGCGGCTTCTTCTCCCGTATCGCGATCTTCCTCGGCCTGATCTTCGGCTACGCCCTCTCCTGGGCGCTCGACCGGGTCTTCGGGAAGATCCACTCCCCCGCGGGCGGCGCGGAGGCCGTGGACCACTGGCGGCTCGATCTGTCCGGTGTCGCCGAGGCCGACTGGATCGGCCTGCCGTCGTTCCACGCGCCGGGCTTCGAGTGGTCGGCGATCCTGGTCGCCCTGCCCGTGGTGATCGCGCTCATCGCGGAGAACGCGGGACACGTCAAGGCCGTCGGTGAGATGACCGGGGAGCCCCTGGACGACAAGCTGGGCACCGCGATCGCCGCGGACGGCGCCGCCTCCATGCTGTCCACCGCCGTCGGCGGGCCCCCGAACACCACGTACTCCGAGAACATCGGCGTCATGGCCGCGACCCGCGTCTACTCCACGGCCGCCTACTGGGCCGCCGCCGGCTTCGCCCTGCTCTTCGGCCTGTGCCCCAAGTTCGGCGCGGTGGTCGCCGCGATCCCGGGGGGCGTCCTCGGCGGGATCACCGTGATCCTCTACGGCATGATCGGCCTGCTTGGCGCCCAGATCTGGATCAACGCGAAGGTGGATCTGCGCAATCCGCTGAACCTGGTGCCGGCCGCGGCGGGCATCATCATCGGCGTCGGTGGCGTCACCCTGAAGATCACCGATACCTTCGAGCTCGGCGGCATCGCGCTCGGCACCATCGTCGTCATCACCGGCTACCACGTGCTGCGCGCCTTCGCTCCCGCCCATATGAAGGAGCGGATGAAGGACGAGGAGCCGCTGCTGGACTCCGGCACCTCCTCGTACGACGCGGGTGCCGACACCCAGGAGCCGGCCGGACAGAAGGCCGCCGCCAGGACCCCTGAGGGCCCTGGTCCGGACCCGACGACCGGCCGGTAG
- a CDS encoding flavin monoamine oxidase family protein: MTSTVPTTAVQHSDAQPPITMFGPDFPYAYDDFLAHPAGLGQIPATEHGAEVAVIGGGLSGIVAAYELMKMGLRPVVYEADRIGGRLRTVGFEGTGTDELTAEMGAMRFPPSSTALQHYIDLVGLTTSPFPNPLAPSTPSTVVDLKGESHYAETIDDLPQVYRDVMDAWNACLEEGADFSDMNQAMRERDVPRIREIWAKLVEKLDNQTFYGFLCDSEAFKSFRHREIFGQVGFGTGGWDTDFPNSILEILRVVYSEADDHHRGIVEGSQQLPLRLWEREPQKIVHWPLGTSLSSLHDGTPRPAVTRLSRTAGNRITVTDAAGDIRTYRAAIFTAQSWMLLSKIACDDALFPIDHWTAMERTHYMESSKLFVPVDRPFWLDKDESTGRDTMSMTLTDRMTRGTYLLDNGPDKPAVICLSYTWCDDSLKWLPLSANERMEVMLKSLGEIYPNVDIRSHIIGNPVTVSWENEPYFMGAFKANLPGHYRYQRRLFTHFMQDRLPEDKRGIFLAGDDISWTAGWAEGAVQTALNAVWGVMAHFGGATDPSNPGPGDLYDEIAPVELPED, encoded by the coding sequence ATGACGTCCACGGTGCCCACCACCGCCGTCCAGCACAGCGACGCGCAGCCGCCGATCACCATGTTCGGTCCGGACTTCCCCTACGCCTACGACGACTTCCTGGCGCACCCCGCGGGCCTCGGCCAGATACCGGCGACCGAGCACGGCGCCGAGGTCGCCGTCATCGGCGGCGGCCTCTCCGGCATCGTCGCCGCGTACGAGCTGATGAAGATGGGCCTGCGGCCCGTCGTCTACGAGGCCGACCGGATCGGCGGCCGGCTGCGCACCGTCGGCTTCGAGGGCACGGGCACGGACGAGCTGACCGCCGAGATGGGCGCGATGCGCTTCCCGCCGTCCTCCACGGCGCTCCAGCACTACATCGACCTGGTGGGCCTCACCACCTCGCCGTTCCCCAACCCGCTCGCCCCCTCCACGCCGTCGACCGTCGTCGACCTCAAGGGCGAGTCGCACTACGCGGAGACCATCGACGACCTGCCGCAGGTCTACCGCGACGTGATGGACGCGTGGAACGCCTGCCTGGAGGAGGGCGCCGACTTCTCCGACATGAACCAGGCCATGCGCGAGCGCGACGTCCCGCGCATCCGCGAGATCTGGGCGAAGCTCGTCGAGAAGCTCGACAACCAGACCTTCTACGGCTTCCTGTGCGACTCGGAGGCCTTCAAGTCCTTCCGGCACCGGGAGATCTTCGGGCAGGTCGGTTTCGGCACGGGCGGCTGGGACACCGACTTCCCCAACTCCATCCTGGAGATCCTGCGGGTCGTCTACTCGGAGGCCGACGACCACCACCGCGGCATCGTCGAGGGCAGCCAGCAGCTGCCGCTGCGGCTGTGGGAGCGGGAACCGCAGAAGATCGTCCACTGGCCGCTCGGGACGTCACTGTCCTCCCTGCACGACGGCACCCCCCGCCCGGCGGTGACCCGGCTGTCCCGCACGGCGGGCAACCGGATCACGGTCACCGACGCGGCCGGCGACATCCGCACCTACCGGGCGGCGATTTTCACCGCCCAGTCGTGGATGCTGCTGTCCAAGATCGCCTGTGACGACGCGCTGTTCCCCATCGACCACTGGACGGCGATGGAGCGCACCCACTACATGGAGTCCTCCAAGCTGTTCGTGCCGGTCGACCGGCCGTTCTGGCTGGACAAGGACGAGTCGACCGGGCGCGACACCATGTCGATGACGCTGACCGACCGGATGACCCGCGGCACGTACCTGCTGGACAACGGCCCGGACAAGCCGGCCGTCATCTGCCTGTCGTACACCTGGTGCGACGACAGCCTGAAGTGGCTGCCGCTGTCCGCGAACGAGCGGATGGAGGTCATGCTGAAGTCGCTCGGTGAGATCTACCCGAACGTCGACATCCGCAGCCACATCATCGGCAACCCGGTGACCGTGTCGTGGGAGAACGAGCCCTACTTCATGGGCGCGTTCAAGGCCAACCTGCCCGGCCACTACCGCTACCAGCGCCGGCTGTTCACGCACTTCATGCAGGACCGGCTGCCCGAGGACAAGCGCGGCATCTTCCTCGCCGGCGACGACATCTCGTGGACGGCGGGCTGGGCCGAGGGTGCGGTGCAGACCGCGCTCAACGCCGTGTGGGGCGTGATGGCCCACTTCGGTGGCGCGACCGACCCGTCCAACCCGGGCCCGGGCGACCTGTACGACGAGATCGCGCCGGTCGAACTGCCGGAGGACTGA
- a CDS encoding TetR/AcrR family transcriptional regulator yields MPPAPGDREARREDVSEAVWRVLAGKGFGGLTLRAVAAEMEVSTGMLMHYFPTKRALITHALDLLEKRTAERPRRARPVAGLSTVRAMLLDILPLTPGDTARNRIWVSSWDLSLADEGLTTEQAGRYTRLRSTIRPHLEAARDLGELPAATDPEQLAAIAVAFTHGLVVQALFDPGRFPEDVQIAMVDDFLASIAPPGPGGGKGR; encoded by the coding sequence ATGCCACCCGCACCCGGAGATCGTGAAGCCCGCCGCGAGGACGTGTCGGAGGCGGTGTGGCGCGTACTCGCCGGCAAGGGGTTCGGCGGGCTGACCCTGCGTGCCGTCGCCGCCGAGATGGAGGTCTCGACCGGGATGCTCATGCACTACTTCCCGACCAAACGGGCCCTGATCACGCACGCGTTGGACCTGTTGGAGAAACGCACGGCGGAGCGGCCCCGCCGCGCACGGCCCGTCGCGGGCCTCTCCACCGTTCGGGCCATGCTCCTGGACATCCTGCCGCTGACCCCGGGCGACACGGCCCGCAACCGCATCTGGGTCAGCTCCTGGGACCTCTCCCTCGCCGACGAAGGGCTGACCACGGAGCAGGCCGGCCGCTACACCCGGCTGCGCTCGACGATCCGCCCGCACCTCGAAGCCGCACGCGACCTCGGCGAGCTCCCCGCCGCCACCGATCCGGAACAACTCGCCGCCATTGCGGTCGCCTTCACACACGGACTCGTCGTCCAGGCCCTCTTCGACCCCGGCCGATTCCCCGAGGATGTACAGATCGCCATGGTCGACGACTTCCTCGCTTCGATCGCACCACCCGGGCCCGGCGGCGGCAAGGGCCGGTGA
- a CDS encoding GNAT family N-acetyltransferase, with protein MNTLPLGDHAELGPLEPWQAQEFLAHIDRARVSVDPWIPWATLTTDLDSATATLQRYADRLAQDTGRIHGIRLDGTLVGGVMFTRFDSASGVCEIGCWLERAGEGRGLVTRACRVLIDWAFQDRGMSRVEWWVASGNTRSIEVARRLGMTRDGVLRQRFPYRGVRQDSEVWSVLATEWPPAGDASGAGVRAELDRLMGVFTGAFTNTGGTRPDLGAIRDIFIPEGRIISNVGDEPVIHDIDGFIEPRRKMLTDGTLTEFSEWEVAERTEIFGSIAHRFSEYRKSGYHHGEWFEGSGHKTTQFVRTPAGWRMSSLAWDDAPASVSG; from the coding sequence ATGAACACCCTGCCGCTCGGCGACCATGCCGAACTCGGCCCCCTGGAGCCCTGGCAGGCACAGGAGTTCCTCGCGCACATCGACCGCGCACGGGTCTCCGTCGACCCATGGATCCCCTGGGCGACGCTCACCACCGATCTCGACTCCGCCACCGCCACCCTCCAGCGCTACGCCGACCGTCTGGCCCAGGACACCGGCCGCATACACGGGATCCGGCTCGACGGCACGCTGGTCGGCGGCGTCATGTTCACCCGCTTCGACAGCGCCTCCGGGGTGTGCGAGATCGGCTGCTGGCTGGAGCGGGCCGGTGAGGGACGGGGCCTGGTGACACGCGCCTGCCGGGTGCTGATCGACTGGGCCTTCCAGGACCGCGGGATGAGCCGCGTCGAATGGTGGGTGGCGTCGGGCAACACCCGCAGCATCGAGGTCGCGCGCCGACTGGGCATGACCCGCGACGGCGTGCTGCGACAGCGTTTCCCGTACCGAGGTGTGCGGCAGGACAGCGAAGTCTGGTCCGTCCTCGCCACGGAATGGCCGCCCGCCGGGGACGCGTCCGGGGCCGGCGTCCGGGCCGAGCTCGACCGGCTGATGGGTGTGTTCACCGGCGCCTTCACCAACACCGGCGGCACCCGGCCGGACCTCGGCGCCATCCGCGACATCTTCATTCCAGAGGGACGGATCATCTCGAATGTCGGAGACGAGCCCGTGATCCACGACATCGACGGGTTCATCGAACCCCGCCGAAAGATGCTCACCGACGGGACGCTCACGGAGTTCTCCGAATGGGAGGTCGCAGAGCGGACCGAGATCTTCGGATCGATCGCCCACCGGTTCAGCGAGTACCGCAAGTCCGGCTACCACCACGGCGAGTGGTTCGAGGGCTCCGGCCACAAGACCACCCAGTTCGTCCGGACCCCGGCCGGCTGGCGGATGTCCTCGCTCGCCTGGGACGACGCGCCGGCCTCCGTCTCCGGATGA